In a single window of the Pontibacter russatus genome:
- the nth gene encoding endonuclease III, producing the protein MQKKERYRLLIEYFTQHFPEPETELAYQNPYELILAVVLSAQCTDKRVNMVTPALFEAYPTAEHLATATPEEIFPYIKSISYPNNKAKHLAGLGKMLVEKFNAEVPGTVEDLVKLPGVGRKTANVIVSVIWNQPAMAVDTHVFRVSKRLGLVTKNSKTPVEVERQLVANLPTELVSKAHHWLILHGRYICLARRPKCETCPLSHFCAFFQKNFPNIPDDPENKLGG; encoded by the coding sequence ATGCAAAAGAAGGAACGCTACAGGCTCCTGATCGAGTACTTTACCCAGCACTTCCCGGAGCCGGAAACGGAACTGGCGTACCAAAACCCCTACGAGTTGATTCTGGCCGTGGTGCTGAGCGCGCAGTGCACCGACAAGCGCGTGAACATGGTGACGCCCGCCCTGTTTGAGGCGTACCCCACGGCGGAGCACCTGGCCACGGCCACGCCCGAGGAAATCTTCCCTTACATCAAGAGCATCTCGTACCCCAACAACAAAGCCAAGCACCTGGCCGGGCTCGGGAAGATGCTGGTAGAGAAGTTTAACGCCGAGGTGCCGGGCACCGTGGAGGACCTGGTGAAGCTGCCCGGCGTGGGCCGCAAAACGGCCAACGTCATCGTGTCCGTTATCTGGAACCAGCCTGCCATGGCCGTAGACACGCATGTGTTCCGGGTAAGCAAGCGCCTCGGCCTGGTAACCAAAAACTCGAAAACACCGGTAGAGGTAGAGCGGCAACTCGTGGCCAACCTGCCCACGGAGCTGGTATCGAAGGCGCACCACTGGCTCATTCTGCACGGCCGCTACATCTGCCTGGCCCGCCGCCCCAAATGCGAGACATGCCCCCTCTCCCACTTCTGCGCCTTTTTCCAGAAAAACTTCCCTAACATTCCGGACGACCCGGAGAATAAGCTGGGCGGATAG
- a CDS encoding phospholipid scramblase-related protein produces the protein MHPVLNRNLFFVKEHAGIFKAANNFDIYDPENQQQLMTCREEKLGFFTRILRFTDYKRMTPFNIVVSSTSGEKVLTVRRGVSLLRSKVEVLDEHDNVVGKLKQQLLSLGGKFSVLDADENFLFSLKGKWTSWDFKFVKDDMEFARVTKKWAGIGKEFFTSADNYILKVEDQVPQDNNIRVLLLGAVLCIDMVLKE, from the coding sequence ATGCACCCTGTACTGAACAGAAACTTATTCTTTGTAAAGGAACATGCCGGCATCTTCAAGGCGGCCAACAATTTCGACATATATGACCCGGAAAACCAGCAGCAGCTGATGACGTGCCGGGAGGAGAAACTGGGCTTCTTTACCCGCATCCTCCGCTTCACCGACTACAAGCGGATGACACCCTTCAACATTGTGGTAAGCAGCACCAGCGGCGAGAAAGTGCTGACGGTGAGGCGGGGCGTGTCTTTGCTGCGCTCGAAAGTGGAGGTGCTGGATGAGCACGACAACGTGGTGGGCAAGCTGAAGCAGCAGCTTCTCTCGCTTGGCGGCAAGTTCAGCGTGTTAGACGCCGACGAGAATTTCCTGTTCTCCCTCAAAGGCAAGTGGACCAGCTGGGACTTCAAGTTCGTGAAGGACGATATGGAGTTTGCGCGCGTCACCAAGAAGTGGGCCGGCATCGGGAAAGAGTTCTTCACCTCCGCAGACAATTACATCCTGAAGGTAGAGGACCAGGTGCCGCAGGACAATAACATCCGGGTGCTGCTGCTGGGCGCCGTGCTGTGCATCGACATGGTTTTGAAAGAGTAG
- a CDS encoding oxidoreductase, with protein sequence MKKTINTGLLGFGMSGSVFHAPFITNVPGLHLSKIRETRPENIALANARYPQAEIVQDARAIFEDASIDLVVLATPNVSHLPLAKEALQAGKHVVVEKPFTVTSAEADELIALAKSKDRLLTVFHNRRWDSDFKTITKIVAGNLLGNVVEYEAHFDRFRDFLKPDSWKEENAPGSGILYDLGSHLIDQALCLFGLPSEISADLRTQRRDSRITDNFHLMLHYPTLRVILRAGMLVSEPGPRYKLYGDKGSFLKYGMDVQEAALKEGKAPKGAADWGIEPEDIWGRLNTQINDQHITGRIESETGDYTAFYQNVYAALTGSGELEVKPEQARNVIRVIELAMQSHAEKRTLKYI encoded by the coding sequence ATGAAGAAAACCATCAACACAGGCCTGCTTGGCTTTGGCATGTCCGGCAGCGTGTTCCATGCGCCGTTCATCACCAACGTACCGGGGCTGCACCTCTCCAAGATCAGGGAAACGCGCCCCGAAAACATAGCCCTCGCCAACGCCCGCTACCCGCAGGCGGAGATAGTGCAGGATGCCAGGGCAATTTTTGAGGATGCTTCCATTGACCTCGTGGTGCTGGCTACGCCCAACGTCTCGCACCTGCCACTGGCAAAAGAAGCCCTGCAGGCTGGCAAGCACGTGGTAGTGGAGAAGCCTTTCACCGTCACCTCGGCAGAGGCCGACGAACTGATTGCGCTGGCCAAAAGCAAAGACAGGCTGCTGACCGTGTTCCACAACCGCCGCTGGGACAGCGACTTCAAAACAATCACGAAAATAGTGGCGGGCAACCTGCTGGGTAACGTGGTGGAGTATGAGGCGCACTTCGACAGGTTCCGTGATTTTCTGAAGCCAGACTCCTGGAAGGAGGAAAACGCCCCCGGCTCGGGCATTCTCTATGACCTCGGCTCACACCTGATAGACCAGGCGCTTTGCCTGTTCGGTCTGCCGTCGGAGATTTCTGCCGACCTGCGCACGCAGCGCCGGGACAGCCGGATAACAGACAACTTCCACCTGATGCTGCACTACCCTACCCTGCGGGTTATTCTAAGAGCCGGGATGCTGGTGAGCGAGCCGGGGCCGCGCTACAAACTTTATGGCGACAAAGGCTCTTTCCTGAAATATGGGATGGATGTGCAGGAAGCGGCGCTAAAAGAAGGAAAGGCCCCCAAAGGAGCAGCTGACTGGGGCATTGAGCCGGAGGATATATGGGGCAGGCTGAACACCCAGATAAACGACCAGCACATCACAGGCAGGATAGAGAGCGAGACAGGCGACTACACGGCTTTCTATCAAAATGTATATGCCGCCCTGACAGGCAGCGGGGAACTGGAGGTAAAGCCGGAGCAGGCGCGTAACGTAATCAGGGTGATAGAGTTAGCCATGCAGAGCCACGCAGAAAAAAGGACGCTAAAGTATATATAG
- a CDS encoding metal-dependent hydrolase, whose translation MFIGHFAAGFAGKAVAPKASLGTMFLAAQFLDLLWPTLLLLNLEHATVAPAPGKFTPLDFTHYPISHSLLLVLGWGLLFGLVYWLLRKDTRTALVLGLLVVSHWFLDLVVHVPDLPLWPGNSPMVGLGLWNSMPGTLLVEGLLFAGGLWLYLRAKAAAKTTTYALWALVAFLVLVYIANVFGPPPTDITAVAWAGQLQWILVLWAYWADRKLANTALTPGTI comes from the coding sequence ATGTTCATCGGCCATTTTGCTGCTGGCTTTGCAGGCAAAGCCGTAGCGCCCAAAGCCTCGCTGGGCACCATGTTTCTGGCTGCCCAGTTCCTGGACCTGCTCTGGCCCACCCTGCTCCTCCTGAACCTGGAGCACGCCACCGTTGCCCCTGCACCGGGCAAGTTCACCCCGCTCGACTTTACCCACTATCCCATTTCGCACAGTCTGCTGCTTGTTTTGGGCTGGGGGCTGCTGTTCGGGCTGGTGTACTGGCTGCTCCGGAAAGACACAAGAACGGCGCTGGTGCTGGGCCTGCTGGTAGTCAGCCACTGGTTCCTCGACTTAGTGGTGCACGTGCCGGATTTGCCGCTGTGGCCGGGCAACTCACCCATGGTAGGCCTGGGACTTTGGAACTCGATGCCTGGTACGCTGCTGGTGGAGGGGCTGCTGTTTGCAGGAGGACTGTGGCTGTATCTTCGAGCTAAAGCGGCGGCCAAAACAACCACATACGCGTTGTGGGCGCTTGTTGCTTTTCTGGTGCTGGTATACATAGCCAACGTGTTCGGGCCTCCTCCCACCGATATCACGGCTGTTGCCTGGGCTGGGCAGTTGCAGTGGATTCTGGTGCTCTGGGCCTACTGGGCAGACCGCAAACTGGCAAACACGGCTTTAACGCCAGGAACCATATAA
- a CDS encoding DUF4890 domain-containing protein: MKKTFMVLALTLLVAGSTMAQQAPQKERKHRTEQRGGKDRKGDRTPEERASRRTEKMSKELGLNKSQTRKLQALNLKQMEQREAMRERHKDGNMHDRGQLQEMEAARAQWDAELKDILTKKQYAQYQAQREQMRAQHKERRGRDGMKNRAHHRHERS, translated from the coding sequence ATGAAGAAGACATTCATGGTACTCGCATTAACCTTGTTGGTGGCCGGCAGCACTATGGCGCAGCAGGCACCGCAAAAAGAAAGAAAGCACCGCACCGAACAACGCGGTGGAAAAGACAGGAAAGGCGACCGGACGCCGGAGGAGCGGGCCTCCCGCCGCACCGAGAAGATGAGCAAGGAACTGGGCTTAAACAAGTCTCAGACCAGGAAGCTGCAGGCGCTGAACCTGAAGCAGATGGAGCAGCGGGAAGCGATGCGGGAAAGGCATAAAGACGGAAACATGCACGACAGAGGCCAGCTCCAGGAGATGGAGGCCGCCCGCGCACAATGGGATGCTGAGCTGAAAGACATCCTCACCAAGAAGCAATATGCCCAGTACCAGGCGCAACGCGAGCAGATGCGGGCCCAGCATAAGGAAAGAAGAGGCCGCGACGGCATGAAGAACCGGGCGCACCACCGACACGAGCGAAGCTGA
- a CDS encoding glycosyltransferase family 4 protein, producing MHIAVLNQHHQNPDCPATCRHYSFMAELAKRHRLSLVASDGWRRARITDNYPWVPEGVELHECKVAYANKMGIAQRLKSFAGFAGSAFKRAMQLPKPDVIWAVSTPLTTPWVAARVARLRGVPWVFEVQDLWPSFPIAMGAVKGRWVKQRLYKMEKSLYQSASHIITLSPDMTEYVASLGVSREKITTNYNGTDLPLVDAALPQEVEALCLKHGLQGKQVVLYAGTYGRANDIPTLLQVVEILSGNPHIHFVFTGSGYYEPQLRQLAQRMPNLLLLPPQPRTEVFLLFKLAALSVVSFNNLPVLAANSPAKLYDSLACGTPVLVTNPGWTKAFVEEHGCGWYTPAEQPDAMAQVIEKLLAQPEALLQAGARGEAIARKVFDRRQLVLQVEEVLARAAR from the coding sequence ATGCACATTGCCGTCTTAAACCAGCACCACCAGAACCCGGATTGCCCCGCCACCTGCCGCCACTACTCTTTTATGGCGGAGCTGGCGAAGCGCCACCGGCTGAGCCTGGTAGCCAGCGACGGGTGGCGGCGCGCGCGCATCACTGACAACTATCCGTGGGTGCCGGAGGGGGTGGAACTGCACGAGTGCAAGGTGGCTTACGCAAACAAAATGGGCATTGCGCAGCGGCTGAAATCTTTTGCGGGCTTTGCCGGGAGCGCCTTTAAGCGGGCCATGCAGTTGCCGAAGCCGGATGTGATATGGGCCGTGTCCACCCCGCTCACCACACCGTGGGTAGCCGCGCGGGTGGCCCGGCTGCGCGGGGTGCCTTGGGTGTTTGAGGTGCAGGACCTGTGGCCCAGTTTCCCGATTGCGATGGGTGCCGTAAAGGGCAGGTGGGTAAAGCAGCGACTCTACAAGATGGAGAAAAGCCTTTACCAGAGCGCCAGCCACATCATCACGCTCTCCCCGGATATGACCGAGTATGTAGCCAGCCTGGGCGTCAGCCGGGAAAAGATCACCACCAATTACAACGGCACTGATTTGCCGCTGGTGGACGCCGCACTGCCGCAGGAGGTAGAGGCCCTGTGCCTGAAGCACGGGTTGCAGGGGAAGCAGGTGGTGCTGTACGCCGGCACCTACGGCCGCGCCAACGACATCCCGACGCTGCTGCAGGTGGTGGAAATTCTATCCGGAAATCCGCATATACACTTTGTTTTTACGGGCAGCGGGTATTACGAGCCGCAACTGCGGCAACTGGCACAACGGATGCCCAACCTGCTGCTGCTGCCCCCGCAGCCCCGCACCGAAGTGTTCCTGCTGTTCAAACTGGCGGCATTGTCGGTTGTTTCGTTCAACAACCTGCCCGTGCTGGCAGCCAACTCCCCCGCCAAGCTATATGACAGCCTGGCCTGCGGCACGCCTGTGCTGGTGACTAACCCCGGCTGGACAAAGGCTTTCGTGGAAGAGCATGGCTGTGGCTGGTATACGCCTGCTGAGCAGCCGGATGCGATGGCGCAGGTTATAGAAAAGTTGCTGGCGCAGCCCGAGGCACTGCTGCAGGCTGGTGCGCGCGGCGAGGCCATCGCCCGGAAAGTTTTTGACCGGCGGCAACTGGTGCTGCAGGTAGAGGAGGTACTGGCTCGGGCGGCGCGGTAG
- the gldB gene encoding gliding motility lipoprotein GldB: MYYRYLFLTILLLSFGCKDEGCEIPDEIAEVPVDVTIERLEEPFFEADSEQDIALFLKEHPLFATSYLQLRNDSSDAQLISSLYELSSNPSLDTLAQQAQKRFGDMEEEQQQLETAFKVVKFHYPQFRVPEVKTFVTGLGSLGNDIYISDSLLVFGIDYFIGAGASYRPQVYEYIQNRYEREKMVPAAMLLLSDRFNKTNPADRTLLAEMLNIGKAYYFVQSALPCTPDSAIISYSAQQIADVTHNEGRIWAHFIEEGLLYEKSPFVVNKYIGERPNTPEIDASAPGRIGAWVGWQIVREYMARNPEVTLPGLMAETDYGKIFNESRYKPERRR; this comes from the coding sequence ATGTATTACAGATATCTATTCCTGACAATACTTCTGCTCTCGTTTGGCTGCAAAGACGAAGGCTGCGAGATACCCGATGAAATAGCCGAAGTGCCCGTGGATGTTACCATTGAGCGGCTGGAGGAACCTTTTTTCGAGGCCGACTCTGAGCAGGACATCGCCCTTTTCCTGAAAGAGCACCCGCTCTTCGCCACCAGCTACCTGCAACTGCGGAACGACTCTTCGGATGCGCAGCTTATCTCCTCCCTCTACGAGCTGTCCTCAAACCCCTCGCTGGACACACTGGCACAGCAGGCCCAAAAGCGCTTCGGGGATATGGAAGAGGAGCAGCAGCAATTGGAGACGGCCTTTAAAGTGGTGAAATTCCACTACCCGCAGTTCCGGGTGCCGGAGGTGAAGACCTTTGTGACCGGGCTGGGGAGCCTGGGCAACGACATTTATATATCCGACAGCCTGCTGGTGTTCGGGATTGATTATTTTATCGGGGCGGGCGCCAGCTACCGCCCGCAGGTGTACGAGTATATCCAGAACCGCTACGAGCGCGAGAAAATGGTGCCGGCCGCCATGCTCCTGCTCTCCGACCGCTTCAACAAAACCAACCCCGCCGACAGAACCCTGCTGGCCGAGATGCTGAACATCGGCAAGGCTTACTATTTTGTGCAGTCGGCATTACCCTGCACCCCCGACTCTGCCATCATTAGTTACTCGGCGCAGCAGATTGCGGACGTCACGCATAACGAGGGCCGTATATGGGCACATTTCATTGAGGAGGGCCTGCTATATGAGAAAAGCCCCTTTGTGGTGAACAAGTATATAGGCGAGCGCCCCAACACCCCCGAGATTGACGCCTCCGCCCCCGGCCGCATCGGTGCCTGGGTGGGTTGGCAGATTGTGCGGGAATATATGGCCCGCAACCCCGAGGTAACCCTCCCCGGACTGATGGCAGAGACCGACTACGGCAAAATCTTCAACGAGTCGAGATACAAGCCGGAGCGGCGCCGGTAG
- a CDS encoding porin family protein, producing the protein MKKLTLLMLFLVAGFSAMAQVEIGLMVSPTITGNRFIAEDRYNFEKENSSLRLGVGVVADYFFAQNYAFSTGLVYRSKGSEISYNYTREDAGGATVTTRGKDDISLQYIELPVTLKLFTNEVAPGTIAYFQVGGSLNTKVAAQVNNKKVIDGDKVGKRFNIFEADALLGGGVEFQMGQSTKLFGGITYHRGLTDIDDYYEKQLGDKNIALKNNGVSVDVGVKF; encoded by the coding sequence ATGAAGAAACTTACACTCCTGATGCTGTTTCTGGTCGCCGGGTTTTCGGCGATGGCGCAGGTCGAGATCGGGCTGATGGTATCGCCCACCATTACAGGCAACCGTTTTATAGCCGAGGACAGGTACAATTTCGAGAAGGAAAACAGCTCGCTGCGGCTTGGCGTAGGGGTGGTGGCAGACTACTTCTTCGCACAGAACTACGCCTTCAGCACCGGCCTCGTGTACCGCAGCAAGGGCAGCGAGATTTCGTACAACTACACGCGCGAAGACGCTGGCGGCGCAACGGTAACGACCAGGGGCAAGGACGATATTTCGCTGCAGTACATCGAGCTCCCGGTTACGCTCAAGTTATTTACGAACGAAGTGGCGCCCGGCACTATTGCCTACTTCCAGGTGGGCGGCTCCCTGAACACCAAGGTGGCGGCGCAGGTAAACAACAAGAAAGTGATAGACGGCGATAAAGTAGGGAAGCGCTTCAACATCTTCGAAGCGGATGCGCTTCTGGGCGGTGGCGTGGAGTTCCAGATGGGCCAGAGCACCAAGCTATTCGGCGGCATTACTTACCACCGTGGCCTCACCGACATCGACGATTATTATGAAAAGCAGCTCGGCGACAAGAACATCGCGCTGAAGAACAACGGCGTTTCCGTGGACGTCGGCGTGAAGTTCTGA
- a CDS encoding Rne/Rng family ribonuclease, whose product MSNELIINSTQDGERIALLQDKRLVEYHFESKDTDYIVGDIFLGTVKKVMPGLNAAFIDIGYHKDAFLHYHDLGANVKTLNKYVKAAQTQKNASPKLNQFKFEPEIDKLGKMADVLKKGQQLLVQIVKEPISTKGPRLSCEISLAGRYLVLVPFSNTVSVSKKIVSKEERTRLKRLISSIKPENFGVIIRTVAEGRDVAELDRDMRNMIANWEEGFKTLRVAKPNDKIIGELNRSSSILRDLLNESFDSIVVDDTTLYDDIKAYLSSIAPDRLNILKHYTGKTKTFEHFNIEKQLKAAFGKTVTIPGGGYLVIEHTEALHVIDVNSGNKSNTETDQEATALNVNMMAAKEVARQLRLRDIGGIIVVDFIDMKSPENRQRVYEVVKEEMKRDRSRSTILPISKFGLLQVTRQRVRPEQNIITGEVCPTCNGTGKITASILVTDEIDAAVDDLLTSHNHKSLTLYLHPFLYTYYTKGIASRQMKWFFKYFKWINLVKDTSLGIMDFKVMDDRGEEIELRAALSDVSVVAPEEE is encoded by the coding sequence TTGAGCAACGAACTGATTATCAATTCTACTCAGGATGGGGAACGCATTGCGCTCTTGCAGGACAAGCGCCTGGTGGAGTATCACTTCGAGTCGAAAGACACGGACTATATAGTTGGTGATATCTTCCTGGGCACTGTCAAGAAAGTGATGCCTGGCCTAAACGCTGCTTTTATTGACATTGGCTACCACAAGGATGCTTTTCTGCATTACCACGACCTGGGAGCGAATGTAAAAACACTTAACAAATACGTTAAGGCAGCGCAGACACAGAAGAACGCTTCACCAAAGCTAAACCAGTTCAAATTTGAGCCTGAAATAGATAAGCTCGGCAAAATGGCTGACGTCCTCAAGAAAGGGCAGCAGCTGTTGGTGCAAATCGTAAAAGAGCCCATATCTACCAAAGGCCCGCGCCTTTCCTGCGAAATATCGCTTGCTGGCCGGTACCTGGTGCTCGTGCCGTTTTCAAACACGGTAAGCGTGTCCAAGAAAATCGTCAGCAAAGAAGAGCGCACGCGCCTCAAGCGCCTGATCAGTTCCATCAAGCCAGAGAACTTTGGCGTCATCATCAGGACAGTGGCAGAGGGCCGCGACGTGGCGGAGCTCGACAGGGACATGCGCAACATGATTGCGAACTGGGAGGAGGGCTTCAAAACCCTCCGGGTGGCAAAGCCCAATGATAAAATCATTGGCGAGCTGAACCGTTCTTCCTCCATCTTGAGGGATTTATTAAACGAGAGCTTTGACAGCATAGTAGTGGACGATACGACCCTCTATGACGACATCAAGGCATACCTCAGTAGTATTGCTCCGGACAGACTGAACATTCTGAAGCATTATACTGGTAAAACCAAAACCTTCGAACACTTTAACATCGAGAAACAGCTGAAGGCTGCTTTCGGCAAGACAGTGACCATACCAGGCGGTGGCTACCTGGTGATTGAGCACACCGAGGCCCTGCATGTGATTGATGTGAACAGTGGGAACAAATCCAATACCGAAACCGATCAGGAGGCCACCGCGCTGAACGTGAACATGATGGCAGCCAAAGAAGTGGCCCGCCAGCTGCGCCTCCGGGATATAGGTGGTATCATTGTAGTGGACTTCATCGACATGAAGTCGCCGGAAAACCGCCAGCGGGTATATGAGGTGGTGAAGGAGGAAATGAAGCGCGACCGATCCAGGTCCACCATTCTCCCCATCTCCAAGTTCGGCCTGCTGCAGGTGACGCGCCAGCGCGTGCGGCCGGAGCAAAACATCATCACCGGGGAGGTATGCCCTACCTGCAACGGCACCGGCAAGATTACGGCCAGCATACTGGTGACAGACGAAATTGACGCAGCGGTAGACGACCTGCTGACCAGCCACAACCACAAGAGCCTGACGCTTTACCTGCACCCGTTCCTGTATACCTACTACACGAAAGGGATCGCCTCGAGGCAGATGAAGTGGTTTTTCAAGTACTTTAAGTGGATAAACCTGGTGAAGGACACCTCGCTCGGCATCATGGACTTTAAAGTGATGGACGACAGAGGGGAGGAAATTGAGCTGCGCGCCGCCCTCTCGGATGTGAGTGTCGTAGCGCCGGAAGAAGAGTAA
- a CDS encoding tetratricopeptide repeat protein codes for MIVVAAIALVAVMFFLPKVVVNEEDKAGLASTEAAAGASAEGHSPDDGHDHGAEGAAAAAHATATPEQLMELSTARAKYNKATDTQARMLLATELADAYATASQYDSAGYYYEQAAEARGGEKAYKKAGDAYYEAFTFATTQESAGELGAKARAMYEQVLKNNPSELDAKTNVAMTYIASNSPMQGITLLREVLASNPNHEKALFNMGILSIQSGQYDKAAERFRKLVEVNPQHVEGTFYLALSLANTGQGEEAKALFNKVKSMSDDPALAASVDEELAKLN; via the coding sequence TTGATAGTTGTTGCAGCCATCGCGTTGGTGGCTGTCATGTTCTTTTTGCCTAAAGTGGTTGTAAACGAAGAGGATAAAGCCGGTCTCGCCAGCACCGAGGCTGCGGCAGGCGCCTCTGCCGAGGGCCATTCCCCGGATGACGGGCACGACCACGGAGCAGAAGGGGCTGCGGCAGCGGCACACGCCACCGCCACGCCGGAGCAACTGATGGAGCTGTCGACAGCCCGCGCCAAGTACAACAAGGCCACCGACACACAGGCCCGCATGCTGCTGGCAACGGAACTGGCAGACGCCTACGCCACCGCCAGCCAGTACGACAGTGCCGGCTATTACTATGAGCAGGCAGCGGAAGCGCGGGGGGGCGAAAAAGCATATAAAAAAGCGGGTGATGCCTATTACGAGGCCTTTACCTTCGCCACCACGCAGGAAAGCGCCGGTGAACTCGGAGCCAAGGCACGGGCAATGTACGAGCAGGTGCTGAAGAACAACCCTTCGGAGCTTGACGCCAAGACGAACGTGGCCATGACCTACATTGCCAGCAACAGCCCGATGCAGGGCATTACGCTGCTGCGTGAGGTACTCGCCTCTAACCCAAACCACGAGAAGGCGCTCTTCAACATGGGCATCCTGTCTATCCAGTCCGGGCAGTACGACAAGGCCGCCGAGCGCTTCCGGAAGCTGGTGGAGGTAAACCCGCAGCACGTGGAAGGAACCTTCTATTTAGCGCTGTCGTTGGCAAATACGGGGCAGGGCGAAGAGGCTAAGGCCTTGTTTAACAAGGTGAAAAGCATGAGCGACGACCCGGCCCTGGCGGCATCGGTGGATGAGGAACTGGCGAAGCTGAACTAA
- a CDS encoding HU family DNA-binding protein — protein MKTKKVTKAEVISEVADKTGIDKADVQATVEAFFKVVKDSMADGNNIYVRGFGSFVNKKRAKKVARNISKNTSIIIDEHFIPSFKPSKTFIQKIKNSKKIQELTHS, from the coding sequence ATAAAAACTAAGAAAGTGACTAAAGCAGAAGTAATATCAGAAGTTGCTGATAAAACAGGGATCGACAAGGCGGATGTGCAGGCGACAGTAGAGGCCTTCTTCAAAGTAGTGAAGGATTCTATGGCCGACGGTAACAACATCTACGTGAGAGGTTTTGGTAGCTTTGTGAACAAGAAGCGCGCTAAAAAAGTAGCCCGCAACATTTCAAAGAACACGTCTATCATCATCGACGAGCACTTTATTCCGAGCTTCAAGCCCTCGAAAACCTTTATCCAGAAGATCAAAAACAGCAAGAAGATACAAGAACTCACCCATTCCTAA
- the mutY gene encoding A/G-specific adenine glycosylase encodes MATPEQAHFADTLIRWYGRHKRALPWRDTTNPYHIWLSEVILQQTRVAQGLPYYLKFVEAYPTVQQLAAAPEDEVLRLWQGLGYYSRARNMHHTAKMVAAEFNGRFPDTYAELLKLKGVGSYTAAAIASFAFGEPVAVLDGNVFRVLARVFGISDDIAAPASRKVFKKLADELVPTDAPDIYNQAIMEFGAIQCTPVMPDCMFCPLQQNCFAFNHGMVQELPVKAKAKAARPRYFHYIVLEHAGRFYLRKRLEGDIWQGLYDFYLYESPDKNLPPEALLPELQQAGLEVDMAHLELPRKDYKHILSHQKITARFYRVRLKNRLREEVLQEARLALFTVNEVEELPKPILINSYLQDAKILVYL; translated from the coding sequence ATGGCCACTCCTGAACAGGCACACTTTGCCGACACCCTCATCCGCTGGTACGGGCGGCACAAACGCGCCCTGCCGTGGCGCGACACCACCAACCCCTACCATATATGGCTGTCGGAGGTGATACTGCAGCAGACGCGCGTGGCGCAGGGCCTGCCCTACTACCTGAAGTTTGTGGAGGCATACCCCACGGTGCAGCAATTGGCCGCCGCCCCCGAAGACGAGGTGCTGCGCCTGTGGCAGGGGCTGGGCTACTACTCCAGGGCCCGCAACATGCACCACACCGCCAAAATGGTGGCAGCGGAATTCAATGGCCGGTTTCCGGACACTTACGCGGAGTTGCTCAAACTGAAGGGGGTGGGCAGTTACACGGCTGCCGCCATCGCGTCCTTCGCTTTCGGGGAGCCCGTGGCGGTGCTCGACGGCAATGTGTTTCGGGTGCTGGCGCGCGTGTTTGGGATTTCGGATGACATTGCAGCGCCCGCCTCGCGTAAAGTCTTCAAGAAACTGGCGGATGAGCTGGTGCCTACCGATGCGCCTGACATATATAACCAGGCCATTATGGAGTTCGGCGCCATCCAGTGTACGCCCGTCATGCCCGATTGTATGTTCTGCCCGTTGCAGCAAAACTGCTTCGCCTTTAACCACGGCATGGTGCAGGAACTGCCCGTAAAGGCAAAGGCGAAGGCGGCGCGCCCGCGTTATTTCCATTACATCGTGCTGGAGCACGCCGGGCGTTTTTACCTGCGCAAGCGGCTGGAGGGGGATATATGGCAGGGGCTGTATGACTTCTACCTATATGAGAGCCCCGACAAGAACCTGCCACCGGAGGCACTGCTGCCGGAACTGCAGCAGGCAGGCCTGGAAGTGGATATGGCGCACCTGGAACTTCCCCGGAAGGATTACAAACACATCCTGAGCCACCAGAAAATAACGGCCCGCTTTTACCGCGTCAGGCTCAAAAACCGTTTAAGGGAAGAAGTGCTGCAGGAGGCAAGGTTGGCGCTTTTTACGGTGAACGAGGTGGAGGAACTGCCCAAGCCCATACTCATAAATAGTTATTTGCAAGATGCTAAAATTTTAGTATATTTATAG